Genomic segment of Apium graveolens cultivar Ventura chromosome 7, ASM990537v1, whole genome shotgun sequence:
CAGAAGCTTCTGTATCCCTCCCCAGCTTGCTTTTCCACTGCTTCTGCCACTTACTATTTCAAGTATGAGAACCCCAAAGCTGAAGACATCTGCTTTTTTAGTTAACTTGCCCCCCAACATATATTCCGGCGCCAAATAACCTCTGAGATGAAAAAGGGTATAAGAAAAAATACATCTCCAATATCACAAAAGATTAATAAATGTATCCACTCAATGTCACATTATGagcttaaaaaattaaatatagtTTAGGGTTAATGGGAAGCAAATAGTATTGACACCAGCAGACACAACGATGGATCTTTTCTTTCCAAACATGTATCATGGATTCACAGAGCTGTGGCCGACAGAACACTCTGGTGCCCCAGTCTTCGGCCTATTTTGGATGTTGTCATTTGCAATATTAATATTTTAACTGAGTGCTGCTAGTGCTTGTAAATGGTCATTCAAAATAGTTTTACCAGTGACAACAACCAGTAAGgtaataaaaaatatttgaaaacaAATTACATAACTAATTTGCAAGAATCCCAAAATTAGTTTGCCGATTGACCACTACTAGCAAGTAGCACCTCAAGGGAGAAAAATTCGCCATTAACGCGAATCAGACTATCGTTCAACCAAATTATCCTTACTGAGTTGACCAAACAAGGAAGATAGTGCTTCAAACAGCACTAGCACCTTAGTAAAAGAGTGTATAAAATCCTTACGTGGTTCCTCTTATTTTGGTGCTGATATGAGTGATGTTGTCTGGAAAAAGTTTAGCCAACCCGAAATCTCCAATTTTTGGTGTGAAGTTCTTATCCAGAAGTATGTTACTAGCTTTGATATCCCTATGCACAATAGGTGGCTCAAGCTCTTCATGAAGATATGCAAGACCGCTGGCAGTACCCTTACAGATAGCAGATCTTTTTTCCCAATTTAATTTGATTGTAATTTTATTTGAACCTGCAATCCAATATTGATTAATTTTCTCTGAATGAAGATCAAAACAAAATTTCAACTGATTATACCAAATCTTCTTTACAATACCTAACAGAACAGTGTCAAGGGAATTATTCTCAAgatattcatataccaaaatccGATTAGTTCCTTGAACACAACATCCAATTAATTTGACAAGGTTTGCATGCCTAACATTTGATATAACATCAATCTCAGTTAAGAATTCACGCAAACCCTGCTTCGATTCTGCAGAAAGTGCTTTCACAGCTACTTGTGTTCCATTTTTGAGGACTCCCTATAAAAACAGAACGGTGATATTATTAGGTAGAATTAAGACAACGAGGTTTCAAAGATTGAAAATAATTGACTACTCATTTGAATGCAATGTAGATGTCACTATGTTTCACC
This window contains:
- the LOC141670474 gene encoding cold-responsive protein kinase 1-like translates to MSCGCFAASTGNEETDDVNVSGNVKKFSYKQLNTATNNFHPSNKIGRGGFGFVYKGVLKNGTQVAVKALSAESKQGLREFLTEIDVISNVRHANLVKLIGCCVQGTNRILVYEYLENNSLDTVLLGSNKITIKLNWEKRSAICKGTASGLAYLHEELEPPIVHRDIKASNILLDKNFTPKIGDFGLAKLFPDNITHISTKIRGTTGYLAPEYMLGGKLTKKADVFSFGVLILEIVSGRSSGKASWGGIQKLLLEWARQLYEEGQLLEMVDPDLEVFPESEVIRYIKIALFCTQATASRRPTMSQVVDMLSRNIQLNDKELKVPG